From a region of the Sander lucioperca isolate FBNREF2018 chromosome 8, SLUC_FBN_1.2, whole genome shotgun sequence genome:
- the cracdla gene encoding platelet binding protein GspB produces MESFSRDTEGSTEDIPGRKKSKLKALKTRLFGRSKRGGGEVDAKLSQSASDITAGKGLGSNEDLACSQGMMGSRALSHDSIFLADLVLTDTEPARVLSQENVHSKIKALQIKLQQQKMHLGPPPLVPPIRRPEDLGSRSEDDSLAHSPPEISGALSKTPSQPSSRPLSPIPKPAPTKSVPLTPSLPLPLSVSSHSSSSAVEPPIDFSSPAQFTPCLDTSAARHRMSVKPRNQRASTKKTLAANHSKSHLHTLNNTNNPESVREEERRRRLSTQEEVTLETEQEGAVTPVMSQRLPSKSPEVAPIISEAASKSSGLIFSQQDQALLGTLPSIPSQLLRVKPHRPADVMPRERPHSSFIQSELKDNREYFEIQLMSHDKRNTLNKAEVSSDQHPTPFSSVHQQVQGETESTRGIKRPTPGSGSFHFALTTAKNQDGERPRSCSFVGVLGHTEGRQKTVGGTKDKRFSSMREKEELRGGPFAVGRLRQEEAPHKSLVPPWDRRDSLKKMESVTTPSKNVSADTGAAEVEESSQEVEEAAEAQEVEEKEGKKAFGVKLRSTSLSMRFRSDTSSNRNSKPPLYEEQCDKQKRLEIRDLRLTDPTPSGFSLPVKHNPPSTSNPHIMATEVQTTSSNLKEVETAITAPQEPQAAPQTSSSEVSWMSLAMEKTRSLQHLFTSRLPRDFTGVQTAARPQVQMETLTGAQVQTQTVKIQQSTTSPEAASQQSTDALKAETVQSRSQAQTVKPSLIALQQKTPPVQSNTSREPQTLKQMSEPQSASHSASHPAVQTNPWTTQSPLHSSTQSETSSPFAQGSVTQSLAQSYLSSGQQQLAWNNRGLHPSNQLKSTTSVSTTSSATAPPPVSAFGRGEREATVQEKEGASQSGRQAGWAGSVSEKAAFLKKRAEWTTPSGTKGVELRKAQTEVQTSGESPASVKTMPLNKDIKPEGRQGVKPAESSPTKVPDRPREDKWLRKNVGSSPSSSPTMPSALQSMSDSSQPSWMELAKRKSMAWSDKSMD; encoded by the exons ATGGAGTCTTTCTCTAGAGATACAGAAGGAAGCACCGAGGACATTCCAG GACGTAAAAAGTCCAAACTGAAGGCTCTGAAAACTCGTCTCTTCGGGAGGAgtaagagaggagggggagaggtAGACGCCAAACTCAGCCAGTCAGCCAGTGACATTACTGCAGGAAAAGGACTCGGATCAAATGAAGATTTGGC TTGCTCCCAGGGGATGATGGGATCACGGGCATTGTCCCATGACAGCATCTTTCTGGCTGATCTGGTCCTGACAGACACTGAACCAGCCAGGGTCTTATCCCAGGAGAACGTTCACAGCAAGATCAAAGCTCTGCAG ATTAAACTTCAGCAACAGAAGATGCATTTGGGGCCGCCGCCTCTCGTTCCGCCAATCAGACGTCCAGAGGATCTGGGAAGCCGCTCTGAGGATGACAGCCTTGCCCACAGCCCCCCTGAAATCTCAGGAGCCCTAAGCAAG ACCCCATCCCAGCCATCCTCTCGTCCGCTCTCACCCATCCCCAAACCTGCACCAACCAAATCTGTGCCCCTGACTCCATCTCTCCCTTtgcctctttctgtctcctcccaTTCCTCTTCTTCTGCTGTGGAGCCCCCGATAGACTTCAGCTCTCCAGCCCAGTTCACCCCCTGCCTGGATACCTCTGCTGCACGCCACCGGATGTCTGTCAAGCCCAGAAACCAGAGGGCCAGCACCAAGAAAACACTTGCTGCA aatcaCTCTAAATCTCACTTACACACCCTTAACAACACCAACAACCCTGAGTCTGTAAGAGAAGAAGAGCGGCGGCGGCGGCTTAGTACTCAAGAGGAGGTGACATTGGAAACAGAACAAGAAGGGGCTGTCACTCCTGTTATGTCTCAGCGTCTTCCTTCAAAATCCCCAGAGGTGGCACCAATCATATCAGAGGCAGCATCCAAATCATCCGGCCTAATATTTTCCCAACAGGACCAAGCTCTTCTTGGGACATTGCCCTCCATACCCTCCCAGCTACTTAGAGTTAAGCCTCACAGACCAGCGGATGTAATGCCAAGAGAACGGCCACACTCATCTTTTATACAGTCAGAACTGAAGGACAACAGAGAGTATTTTGAAATACAATTAATGTCCCATGACAAGAGAAATACTCTCAACAAGGCTGAAGTCTCCTCCGACCAGCACCCCACTCCCTTCAGCTCAGTTCACCAGCAGGTTCAAGGTGAGACAGAAAGCACAAGAGGAATAAAGAGACCCACCCCAGGATCTGGGTCTTTCCATTTCGCCCTCACCACTGCCAAAAACCAGGATGGAGAAAGACCCCGATCATGCAGTTTTGTGGGAGTGCTGGGACACACTGAAGGCAGGCAAAAGACAGTCGGGGGAACAAAGGATAAACGCTTTTCAAGCATGAGGGAAAAGGAAGAACTGAGAGGGGGCCCTTTTGCTGTGGGAAGACTTAGACAAGAGGAAGCGCCACACAAAAGTTTAGTTCCTCCATGGGACAGGAGGGACAGCCTCAAAAAAATGGAATCAGTGACGACACCATCTAAAAATGTGAGCGCAGATACAGGTGCTGCAGAGGTGGAGGAGAGCAgccaggaggtggaggaggcggCGGAAGCACAGGAGGTCGaggagaaggaaggaaagaaagcgTTTGGTGTTAAACTGCGCTCCACATCTCTGTCGATGAGATTTCGGTCTGATACCTCTTCTAATCGTAACTCAAAGCCACCATTGTATGAGGAGCAATGTGACAAACAAAAAAGACTGGAAATAAGAGACCTCCGACTGACAG ATCCAACCCCATCGGGCTTCTCCCTTCCAGTTAAGCATAACCCGCCATCTACCAGCAATCCTCACATCATGGCGACAGAAGTCCAAACAACATCCTCAAACCTCAAAGAAGTTGAAACTGCCATCACAGCGCCCCAGGAGCCCCAGGCTGCTCCCCAAACATCCTCATCTGAGGTGTCCTGGATGAGCTTGGCAATGGAAAAGACCAGAAGCCTTCAGCACCTTTTTACTAGTAGACTTCCCAGAGATTTTACAGGGGTGCAGACAGCGGCTCGACCACAAGTCCAAATGGAGACACTGACCGGAGCACAAGTACAgacacagactgtaaaaatacaacaaagtaCAACATCACCAGAGGCTGCAAGTCAACAATCCACGGATGCACTCAAAGCAGAAACAGTGCAAAGTAGAAGTCAAGCACAGACTGTCAAACCATCACTAATAGCACTGCAACAGAAGACGCCTCCTGTTCAGTCAAACACCTCCAGAGAAccacaaacattaaaacaaatgagTGAACCTCAGTCTGCCTCACATTCTGCATCTCATCCAGCTGTACAGACCAACCCATGGACAACCCAGTCTCCCTTGCACTCCTCTACACAATCAGAAACCTCATCTCCGTTTGCACAAGGGAGTGTCACACAGTCTCTTGCACAATCTTACCTATCATCGGGCCAGCAGCAACTCGCCTGGAACAATCGAGGTCTTCATCCCTCCAACCAGCTCAAATCAACAACCTCAGTTTCTACCACCTCATCAGCCACAGCTCCTCCTCCAGTTTCTGCCTTTGGAAGAGGGGAAAGAGAAGCCACTGTGCAGGAAAAAGAGGGAGCATCACAGTCAGGAAGACAGGCCGGTTGGGCCGGGTCAGTAAGCGAGAAGGCTGCTTTTTTGAAGAAACGGGCAGAGTGGACCACTCCGTCTGGAACCAAGGGG GTGGAATTAAGGAAAGCTCAAACAGAGGTGCAGACATCAGGTGAATCCCCTGCTTCAGTCAAAACCATGCCTCTAAACAAAGACATAAAACCAGAGGGAAGACAAGGGGTAAAACCTGCAG AATCAAGTCCCACCAAGGTTCCAGACAGACCTCGTGAGGACAAATGGCTGCGTAAAAATGTGGGGTCATCGCCCTCATCGTCACCTACAATGCCATCAGCGTTGCAGTCCATGTCTGACAGCAGCCAGCCGTCCTGGATGGAGCTGGCAAAAAGAAAGTCAATGGCCTGGAGTGATAAGTCCATGGACTGA
- the creg2 gene encoding protein CREG2, with amino-acid sequence MTVRYFPLAVFANVLCLCQSYTLRSSVSWVVSSNDVVEDADLSDEVAPALLVDSAGLWKQAYPSSNVLGDSVESPGELVKPDNENVAQISSRLFSYRLEKVKKSGSSSPPPHQETARTARYIAHYSDWGHLSTISTQDKIKGLPFGNIFSVSDGPLDNSTGVLYFYVTPMDNTVSDLKSNPYASLTFSEAEGEFCRQMVYDPEDPRCARLTLTGKMVEVAPEELMFAKEAMFSRHPVMAKWPVGHKWFFMKLELIQVWLQDWIGGISLIPLEDYFKATPF; translated from the exons ATGACGGTCCGTTACTTTCCCTTGGCAGTGTTTGCCAATGTCCTGTGTTTGTGCCAAAGCTACACCCTGAGGAGCTCGGTGTCCTGGGTCGTCTCCTCCAACGATGTGGTGGAGGACGCGGACCTGTCGGATGAGGTCGCCCCGGCTTTGCTGGTGGACAGTGCGGGGCTCTGGAAGCAGGCTTATCCGTCCTCAAACGTCCTCGGAGACAGCGTGGAGAGCCCGGGAGAGCTAGTCAAGCCGGACAACGAGAATGTGGCGCAGATCTCCTCTCGCCTGTTTTCATATCGACTGGAGAAGGTGAAGAAGTCCGGCAGCAGCAGTCCTCCTCCGCACCAAGAGACCGCCAGGACTGCTAGATACATAGCTCATTACAGTGACTGGGGACATCTGTCCACCATTTCAACTCAAGACAAG ATCAAAGGTCTCCCCTTTGGGAACATCTTCTCAGTCAGTGATGGACCATTGGACAACAGCACTGGAGTCCTCTATTTTTATGTGACTCCAATGGACAACACCGTATCAGACCTGAAAAGTAACCCCTACGCTTCTCTCACTTTCTCAGAGGCTGAGGGAGAATTCTGCAG GCAAATGGTGTATGATCCAGAAGATCCAAGATGTGCTCGACTCACACTAACAGGCAAGATGGTGGAGGTAGCCCCAGAGGAGCTCATGTTTGCAAAGGAGGCAATGTTTTCAAG ACATCCTGTGATGGCAAAGTGGCCAGTGGGACACAAGTGGTTCTTCATGAAGTTGGAGTTGATCCAGGTCTGGCTGCAGGACTGGATCGGAGGCATATCACTCATTCCACTGGAGGACTACTTTAAAGCTACGCCTTTCTGA